The Branchiostoma lanceolatum isolate klBraLanc5 chromosome 1, klBraLanc5.hap2, whole genome shotgun sequence genomic sequence GTCGTAGAGACCATGTAATCTATATCCATTAGAGCTTTAGAAAGGattatatgggggggggggcatttcacTGACCTTTCTGTTGGGTCCTTGATGTAGGTGTCAATCAGTAGACTGTACATTTCAGAATGGATGTTCTCAATGGCGATCTGAAAGCCGTAGAAGCACCTGGCCTCTGTAACCTGCACCTCCTGGCTGAATCTCTCCACCTGGACAGGAGATGAAGAATGTTTTATAACTCATAACCATACCAGAACCAGGGACAAATATTTGATCATCAAGGTTCCTATTGCCCAAAACCATCCGGAGCAGCAAAATTGAATGAATCAAGTACATAAGTCAGGACATATTATCATGGAGACAAATGCTATTCAGAAAATAGGGGATCAGAGTGAACCATTTTGTTTGATCACCCAACACTCACCAGGTTCTCGTTGACGATACCATCACTGGCAGCAAAGAAGGCCAGCACGTGCTTGATGAAGTGTCTCTCACCGTCATTGAGGCTCTCCCAGTGGCCCAGGTCCTGAAGGAAAAAGAAGATCACTGTCAATTAAGAGTTTCAAGTTAAGAGGTTCAATCTAAAAGTTAAATCTGGAATCCCACTAGAATCCTTACATCAAATGCAGTACAGGCTAGCTTATTTACATGGAATGCAGAGTAAACATAATTTGTCTGGTCGGTGTGGTGTTAGGTTTTTAGATATGCATATGTTGTGATAAATGGGTAAGAGACCCCTTGTGCACAATACATTACCTTCttggttgttgttttcatttctaaCAATGTTTAGCCAGCACTTATCATATGTGTACTTTTCCAATTTTCCTGTTCATGGTGACTTAACTTCCTGACTCCTATGAGTTGTCTACCAGAATGACGGACATTTGATACCTTGGAGAGGTCTACTTCCTCCGCTGTCCAGAACGACGCCTCGGCCTTCTTGTACATCTGCCAGATGTCGTGGTACTGGATGGGAAAGACTACGAAGCGCCTGGGGTTCTCACGCAGGAGGGGCTCATCCTGGGGAAGCAAATTTGCAAAGGAAAGTGTTAATGATCGCTGAAGCCCAATACAAAGGAAAAGTGTTAATGATTGGTGATACCCACTGAGCACTCTTGGTTGCATTAGTCAGTCACACTAAGGCCAGAATTCTACAAGCTCCCTTGAATAGAACAGACCAAAGATGCTGGGATGTCATGTTAGTTACTCGAAGAAAGCAAATACAACTTGAAATCAACTACACAAATCATcgttttcaaaatgatttgtttCATCCATCTGCATGCACGACTATATTTCAGTATTGGGATGATGAAAGGGTCTTACCTGTTCCTTACTCTGTGGCTTTTGAACAGTTTCAACCTATGGATAGAATGAAAGATGTTGGATGAATATTGGAATACTTAGAAAAATCCGCCGAAAGTCAAATAGGAACGACCTCGAATGTAGTAAATATTAACCAGAATTCTAAGAAAAATTCGCAGAAAATCAAATAGGAACCTCGAATGTAGTAAATATTAACCAGAATTCTAACAGTAACATTTACTTATGTTATCATTGTTCAGCAGATACGACAATGGCACAACGGGGATAGGCAAATTAGACTGACCATAAGCATCCAGTTTTAAAGGATCCAGTTTTAAGATATTATAAACAAAAACTTACCACTGGTTTCTTGAGTTCCTTGATGTCTGACGATCTTTTTATATTctggaaaacaaaacagaaattaGACTCTGATTCAAATTGAGCGAGGGGTTGGGATGAAGTAATATTATGCAATGCGTCTactcatttacatatcaaagaAACGCCCTGATAATTTATGTAAATCCATTTTGGCGGGAATTTTACATAACAGCTGGCTTGCAACGGTTTCCTTAATTTGAGCAAGATCTTGGGTTGCAACCGTCATGTTGTGTAAAAATTGCTACTGGTTTTCTTTGTTGCTTACCTGGCTTTGGCTCTCTCCGAGGACCTTTCTTGCTTTTCCCTTGGAAGGAGAAGACGGGACCTGAAAGTAGAAACAtgagaaatgaataaatagccCGGGGGAGCGTTAGCATGGAACGGGGCGGTTTACGCCAAGTTGTAGCATGGGAGTCCAGACATATATATCGGCGCcccaccaagcaccgcacggcccaccctcccgctgccccctaagaccgaccccgccccactctccacTGTAAACCCAATCGGctagcagagcttgggtttacagcggagagtggggcggggtcggtctttgggggcagcgggagggtgggccgtgcGGTGCTTGCTGGCGCGCCGATATATatgtctggactcccagggtagccAATTTGAAACTAATGGAAATTTATAGACAACCAGTCCAAATATAAATTCCATAACGAACTCAATGAAGACTGAGGGAAAAATAAAGCcgtgaagaaagaaaataatttttccaTTTTTGGTTTTCGCGCGCAGTCATTTCCTGTCGAGCATGACAAAGGGTTCAGCCTTTTTAGCCCCTAATCCGTTGAATTCTCAAAATCTCAATGAACGATTATTAATCATCAACATCCTTGTTTCATAGAATGTGCAACATGTTAACAGTAGTCTAGTCGGTGACGAAAGAATGAAAAATTTGCTGAGAAGTAAGACAATTTGTGGCAAGCCGTGATGCACGGATTTACATTTTGGTGCCAACACGAGTACAGCGCCATCTCTTTGTTTCGCTGTTCTGACCGGCTACACATGCGATATTTTCCCCGAGTTAGCACTGTGGTATGTCTCAATACATTATTGCAGAGCAGCAAACTAGGCAGTTGGAAATTGGGGGGGTGAAATAAAGATGAATTTCTCTCACTCCCTCTgctcaaacaaaacagaaaatggCGCCGGAAAATTTACCTGATTCTCTCGGTCTGCAGAGATCTTCAGCGCCGAGAAGTCCTGCTGCACGGACTGGGTAGACTTCGGTGAGTGCATGGTAAGCATCTTTGGTTCTGTAGAGGGAAAATTTGCAGTCGTGGTAGAAAAGATTGGCGGGACAGAGGAGTGGAGCTGCAACAGAGAGAGTTACACGGACTAACGACAGAATAGCTGGGAGAGACTGAATTTGGCGGTCTCTGCAGCGCGTTCATATAGCGCGGGACTTGACAAATCTGACCAATCAAAAAAAGGTGAGGCTCTAAGTGGGCggattcaaccaatcagagcaccgAACGTCGCGGATTCGACGAAATTTGACCAATCGGAGAGGAGATTCTTTGAGGAGCACCCTGAGCGAGCCTTATGTAACCAAGAAAAGGGGTTAGACAATGATTGCATAATAGCGTTATGTAACATTGCCAACAGACAATACGTGCAGATTTTAATATTTGCAGACAAAGAAAAGTGGTTAGACAATGATTGCATAATAGCGTTATGTAACATTACCAACAGACAATATGGATTGGAGGATGATCTCTTTCTGGGAGTActagtattggaaatgcttttgtttgcgcgttcgcagctagaactcacgatcctgttgtcgcattggtgtgtaacttggcatatcgtttgccatgttgggcgtggtgatgcacgatgtctttgttacaccgtaactacatTTATCGTCAATGcgatatcgtaattgcacccctatgattaatggcatgtgccactgcCCTGCCTTTTAgagaccatgctataatccgttccgcttggctagaatacttcaggcagatacggggtataatgTATCTtccctacttgctgtgatcgtatagtcactgttacataaTAAAATAGACGatgtgcatcaccacacgcaacctagcaaacgatataccaatgcgacaacgggaattgtgagttttagttgggaacatgtgcagagtgacctcctgtcAGTGTAtaaagtatgccgtgtccagtcGCAGCTCGCTTActagtatgtgcgcacgggccgatgcacttttacgcacagtgtgaaaatggagaatctctggaccttcaaatttaccacacatgtagtttgtaatacggaggctgtgacaatataaaaagtttacgcaggggatgaaagattgttgagatatttctctcagaaaagtgcgcgcgggccggggccagtgtcacttccgggtggtttcACCGGATTgagagatccggtgacctttgacctttgtgaaaAGTTAGGATAGTACAAATTAGCCTTTTTGTATTGCAAACAggctgatagctatagatcaggcatgcctgcaataaattgtggaaagagaatttactgcatatttgtgatttctgaaacatcttagttgtaaggctgaatgcaACTATTGTATGTTATCATGTACTTTCGCAGCAAGACTGGCCCCTTGTAACAGCAACAGCTAGTcaggcagccttggctgctgtacattatacgcagccgaacaaataaataaataaaaaaagctgaatggttcgttgataatcttcaaaaggggccatctagatctaaatttgtgactaTTCCCAGAATTTCTAGATCcaatctgtgccatgctgtaaaaacgtacttttcagcaaGTTGAcctctcctgtattgaaagaaaaagattaataaacactttttctttacttgttaTAAAACATTACTTGGattgtgcagagatgcaatttgtgtgggtcaatacttttaATTCTGTAATTACCGCTTATTCACTTTTCACACCTAGCTCCACATACaacccacgattccgttgctgcataGGTACTAAAGTATCACAAGATGATATAGGACTGAcggttctaatcgagaaatagtgcttattgataaagatgacataaaATGGACCAAACCATTAAAGTCTGGGGCCACCATCAACAATTATCCACTATAATGGCCCATACCTACACAATTAATctccaaatacaacaaaatagacCAGGATAGTAATTATCTGTGATTTAACACCTTACaacaagatccatttcatgcatttatcttacaactgagcaggtcactagcaaaggaaaataACAGACACCTCACCCACATTGTACACActataattacttcacggagaattgtgtcctacggactcttgttcatTAATTTTTACTATAAATATCTACAAAATAAGAATGTAACGATTGAGAAGTGAGCATATTCTAGCTAATATATTTTCTTCCCTACTGCAACAGCAGTATATTCCATCATCCTGTAAACACATTGTCACCAAGGATATTCATGTGGTTTTGTAGTACTACGCGAAAATGATGAACACATGTAagatctgttgttgttttgcagtATGGAGGCCTGCATGTTCACAATCAGCGTAATTAACTTTTTTACTTTCAAGACAAAGAGAAGATATACTGATTGGTGTACTTGTTTCATACCTAACCATTGCAATATGTATCTCTATTCCCACTCAGAATGATCTACCAGGTCCCGGATCATACGTGAGACATGGGACACTAGAAAATACAAGTACATCCCTCTCAAAAAAAAAGGGTACTGGTGGATTTGCTTCCAATGTATTATTATACGTTATTGTTATGTTGTCAGGGTACCTTATAAGTCTGTGAGATTGAACCAATGTCAGAGTTAGATACTAAATGAAGCAATTTTGCAGTGAAAAATTGTAATACAGATCAATAAGCATATTGGCATGACACCCCGATCCCGCGGTCCTGTAATATCATCAGTATGAAATCAAAAGGGGCCTTCAATTTCAGTGGAATGATAGCCACTTTTTGGCTGGTCACTAGATTCCTATAACGTTACTTAGGTAAGTACCTTGAGGTCATACGGCCCTTATCCACAGAGCACAATTACTTGTATTTCAGACAATGATGAACTGTTTCCTTATTCCTGTGAAgtatttatgatattttgtcattaatacATGTTAATGGAACTTTTACTTTGCTTTGCTTAAacatttaaacctccttgctgaacATACAATTATTTCTTGTCGTTCATTTATAGAGCAAGAGGAAACAATCTCATACCGTCCCAGCCGGCCCTGGCCCAGTCTATGCCCTGCCATCCTTGTTGAGGACCCATGGGGACTTTAACAAAGCAGGGTGCACGGGATCCTTCCACAGACCAATAGCTGTCAGCACAGAGAAACCAGACTACAAACCAGCTCCTAACACATACACTGTAAGAGGAATACCATATAgcacgacatgctcccacaggaaaatttaaaattcttgacccattgaaacgctatttcctgactTCTGAGGGGTaaattttgatggtaaagtaatctaagtttaatgacatctctatatgaaaaaaaaatacagaagggtttcagcttgagtttttggggacgacgccctcccgacatataatTTTTCCACCGGAGCGCAACATTGAAAACtttgaattttgaggggcaaagtttgctgacaaagtaagctaaaaggttaatgacatctctatatgtgaaaaaaaatacgGACGGGATCAAGCCGTTAGCAAGTTCCTTCGGCTGTCTCAGGCAGTATTAAAGCCTAGcttgacaaatcgcgctcctagcggccggctgGTCCTGTAACTGCCAGCCCCTATAGTGGGGTGGGGGTCATTAActtccggccgagagcttgtgtaaacacagtgtatattaataactttattgcaagttcatgcccgaaggctaattgcagacaaacatggaaatacataggaatcaaaaatagttatctagactactatcaaagttctaagttaactaaggttgactatggttgggtttgacttcttttttgaaggcagtggaaaatgaagagacccacgttttttatcgtaagtgggtttgttgattttagtagtgatatggatttttgtaagctattcaaatggtaaaagctaggagaattaacggaagctgttttatataaatcgtttctttcggcctcatatagagggcattggcaaatgaaatgtatttcattttccactgcgttcattgtacaaaacttacacattctctcgtaagcgggcagctttttatatctacccttttctatttctagtggatgtgcgcttattcgtatcttacacacagctgaccgttgttcaaaatctttgttaaaaagatatttttccattgagtattctgttttaacattcctataaaatcttaacttactgtcatcgatagataatttataaagaaaactttgaatgtaaatgtcggtcagcctttttcttaacatgtacatatatgttgtatgtctagatcgagattgttggcgttccagataaaggagtatccgctatcgtcaagtacatctttcatatgttgtaaccagtttttcttgttgctattcacttgggaagactgttgatacaatagagcatctacttgtaaaggatgagtcaaaggatcgagttgtctgaggcgcaaccagtacttaactatgcggattgacacatctaaatctaccgggaacactccaagctctgctttacTTGCTATGTTACTGGAGTTTCTGTGCACTCCAAGGATATTTTTACAGAAACGGTTCTGTATAGTTTCAATCGGACACCTGTCATTCAAGTGGTCCTTGccccaaacttcactgccatataacataatagatttaacacacacatcaaatattcttaacagAGCCTTTGGGGACAGAGGTGAGCGAAAGAGCGGTTTGAGGCTGAAAAGGGCTTTGCGTGCTTTTAAggacaactgtttttttgcaaAGGAAAAAGTACCTGATGAGGACAACAATAGTcccagataacaataagaatttgTTATTTCGATAGTATCTGAGCCAAtggaaaatttcacattttttactgatcgtccagatttgttaaaaattacaactttagttttcttcatgtttacttgtagtttccattttgtacagaaCATGTTCAGTCTGTCCAAGGCACGTTGTAATCCTTTTTCCGACTCTGAAAATATCACGACATCATCTGCATATAATAAACAAGGAACAAGTAGATTGTGTAGAGTGGGGGGTTCGCAGTCGGGATTATCTAATTCTTTGACTAAATCATTTATGAATAAGTTAAAAAGTGTGGGAGAGAGGTTACATCCCTGTCTCACGCCTCTATCAGTAGTGAATAATGGTGTAAGACCCGCAGAGGTTTTGACGCAGGTCTTTGGATTAGAATACATTGATGTAAGTAAACTATAGAATTTACCACCTATTCCCGAACTTAGTAATTTGTAACGGAGTCCCTCTCTCCACACGCAGTCaaatgcttttctaaaatctacaaaacatgcatataaacGTTTGTTAGTATTGGTGTGTTTAGATATTAACGAGTCAATGACAAACAGATTATCGCTTGTTCTAAAGTTCTTCCTGAAACCTGACTGATTTGGGGAGATAATGGAATGTTCGTCTAAATAGTTAGTGAGGCGTGTGTTCAGAATTGTTGTGAATAACTTGGCCAGACAACTGGTGACAGAGATCCCCCTATAGTTGTTAGGGTCGTCTTTGGGGCCGCCTTTGTGCATGGGGACAATATGACTTTCACACCATTAAAGCCCATGGTCCACCAATCTTAATTACGGCTACGGGAGAGTCCTTAGCCAGTGAGAGTTGACTGGGCCATTTCCCTTTGCTATACCAGAATATTTCTGTCGTTAGACTTAGTGCAAAAAAGTGCCAAGTCGATAGCAGGGAAAATTCTTTAATGGAAACACCCTGGTCAATAGTGAACAAATTTCAGATAAGAGCTTTATTGTTATGGTTCATGTGATTCAGTAGAGTAAAAACTACTTCAGTAACTAATGATACAAGTTAATTTAGATGattaatcaagaaattaaaatttGTCGGTAGATGTTGAAGAATTCTACTTTGCAACGTCCCATCTACAATTTGTTTAAATTCATCACGTTGAAAAGGAAGAGAAAAACAGGTGCATGTACATGCCTTATAGTAAGGACCATGCTTATACCAAGTGTACAAGCCAAGGGTTCTTTATcttggtacaaaatgtaattagaGACGCTACAGGTTCTTGGATGCATGCTTTGTGACTACCTAACGTTTTCTCTATTTCAGGCTTTACATGCAGAATGCAAAATATACTAGCAGCAGATATTGCTTCTTCTTTCGGTAATGTCCAAGGCCACCAAGAAAGAACATAGAGAAACGAACGCATGGAAATATGAGCAAGAAACTGTTTATTGCTGTTGCGACCTGAGATATTATACAGCTCCATAATTGAAGTAGACACAGTATGCACAAATAGACATGTTTGACAAAACTTGGCGCCCTCCATTGGCATTGCTGATATAAACAAACTTAACCTGCGACAGAATTAAGATGCATTTTAATACATTTAAGCTACTTAAAAATACCTCCAAATAAGGTTGCTTGACAGCTGATGTGGCACAATATATATTAAGTACTTTACATTGGAAAGCATTTCAAAGAATCAGttgggtaaaaaaaatgatcacCTAGTTTAAAATAAGAGGATGTATAAGTATAGCAAAATACAGTCATACCAGACCGCTCAAGGGATCTACAACATAAAAATATAGAATTAGAACTAATTACACAACACATTAAAAGTTATGGTTTCTACTATACATTAAAAATCCAGATGTCATGATGGTGATCCATTTTATATGTACAGAATCTCTAAATCATCAAGTGACAAGTCTGATACACATAGGTTGTCAGTGGATCCCTACAAAAAAGGCATTGGTAGGGTAACAGACTGATCACAAAACACAGCAATTAATAGTGCTTGTCTTTCACGTCATGTACTATCCACGGACAGCCCAACATGTTATCAAGGCCAGGGAATTTAAAACTAAACAGGTCTATCTAGAAGTCAGCGTCCAATGTAAACTTCTTCTGAGCAGGAGAGGACATCACACCCATTTTCTGGTACTCTCCCACTTTCTTCTCGAAGAAGTTGGTCTTTCCCTCCAGCGAGATGTTCTCCATGAAGTCGAAGGGGTTCTCTCTGTTAAAGATCTAGATAGGGGGTGGAACATGAGTAAGTAACTGTAGTCATGTAGACGATAACAAATTAACAAAGCACGCAAATGTGTGGAAGAAAGAGTTAGGACTGTGCGAGGGTGACGACATACCTTACTGCACTTGAGTTCTCCCAGTAGTCTGTCTGCCACAAACTCGATGTACTGCTTCATCAGGTCATGGTTCATGCCAATCAGCTTCACGGGTAGAGCCTCTGTTAGGAATTCCTGCAATACCAAGATAAAACTTGGTGAGCAGCTAATAATACAATGTATTGGAATTCAATCCAAGCCTATGATGACACTGAACGATATGCAAGGACTGAACGAGACAAGATAAAAGCTAATAAAAAAGTCAGCAATGTCAGCAATGCCTTACAGATTATGGGCACTTCTAGATTTCTTCACTTCTGTCTGCAAACTTCAAAAGCAAACATTCATTGAAAGTACCTGTTCGATCTTGACAGCATTCCTGATGATCTGGTGGGTGGCCTCCTCACTGGGCTTGTTTACCAGGTGTCTGAACATCAGGCAGGCAAAGTCACAGTGCAGACCCTCGTCTCTGCTGATCAGCTCGTTGGAGAATGTCAGCCCAGGCATCAGACCCCTCTTCTTCAGCCAGAAGATAGCAGCAAAGGAACCTGAAGTGGCAAAGCAGCAAATCCGAttgtcaatacatgtaaaagGCAGTTTCTATATCTTGGGTAAAATCTACAATGTGAAATATTAATAAGACAATCAGGGTAACTTggttttgcacatttcattttcaatgtcTAACTCTTACCCAGGAGCTTACTGGGATATCATTTAATGATTTGGCTTTTGCACAGTAACGATTACACTGTTGATTGTGTTCATTTAACTTCATACTAACCTGAGAAGAAGATTCCTTCTACAGCAGCAAAGGCAACAACACGCTCCCCAAATGTGGAGTCCTTGTCTCCGATCCACTTGAGAGCCCAGTCAGCCTTCTGCTTCACACAGGGCAAGGTCTCGATTGCATTGAAGAGATGGTCCCTGTGGGAAGAGACGTTTTTGATAAAATGAGTGGAAATACATCACTTTCTGTTTATAatgagaagtttattgcaagttcatgcccgtgggcttattgcaaatacatggtaaaaacatagggaaaacatgc encodes the following:
- the LOC136449331 gene encoding ribonucleoside-diphosphate reductase subunit M2 B-like; its protein translation is MLSMHSPKSTQSVQQDFSALKISADRENQVPSSPSKDKARKVLGESQSQNIKRSSDIKELKKLVVETVQKPERKEQDEPLLRENPRRFVVFPIQYHDIWQMYKKAEASFWTAEEVDLSKDLGHWESLNDGERHFIKHVLAFFAASDGIVNENLVERFSQEVQVTEARCFYGFQIAIENIHSEMYSLLIDTYIKDPTERDHLFNAIETLPCVKQKADWALKWIGDKDSTFGERVVAFAAVEGIFFSGSFAAIFWLKKRGLMPGLTFSNELISRDEGLHCDFACLMFRHLVNKPSEEATHQIIRNAVKIEQEFLTEALPVKLIGMNHDLMKQYIEFVADRLLGELKCSKIFNRENPFDFMENISLEGKTNFFEKKVGEYQKMGVMSSPAQKKFTLDADF